In one window of Photorhabdus laumondii subsp. laumondii DNA:
- a CDS encoding type II toxin-antitoxin system RelE/ParE family toxin — protein MAVEFRDGWLERFYEQDLPHKCIPASLQRALYRKLQILDASVKEADLRIPPGNHFEYLNGYLRGWCSIRVNKQYRLIFQWIDGIAVDTYLDPHNY, from the coding sequence ATGGCTGTTGAATTCAGGGATGGATGGCTAGAAAGATTTTATGAACAAGATTTACCGCACAAATGCATACCTGCATCTTTACAGCGTGCGTTATACAGAAAACTACAAATTTTGGATGCTTCGGTTAAAGAGGCTGATTTAAGAATCCCTCCGGGAAACCATTTTGAATACTTGAATGGCTATTTGAGGGGATGGTGCTCAATAAGAGTAAATAAGCAATATAGGCTTATTTTTCAATGGATTGATGGTATTGCGGTTGATACATATCTGGATCCTCATAACTATTAA
- a CDS encoding HigA family addiction module antitoxin, which produces MMRNTKRRPATVGEILVSEFLVPLNIEINVLAEAMGVHRNTLSRIVHDKGSLTVPMAIKLAAALGNTAEFWLNIQHSVELWDVRNHAYQAESLNVKQIVKLSVTAAMH; this is translated from the coding sequence ATGATGAGGAATACAAAACGTCGCCCTGCAACAGTGGGTGAAATATTGGTGAGTGAGTTTCTGGTGCCTTTGAATATCGAAATTAATGTGCTTGCGGAAGCTATGGGTGTTCACCGCAATACATTAAGTAGAATTGTGCATGATAAAGGTTCGCTAACCGTTCCTATGGCGATCAAATTGGCAGCGGCTTTGGGCAATACAGCGGAGTTTTGGCTTAATATTCAACATTCAGTTGAACTGTGGGATGTGCGTAATCATGCCTATCAAGCGGAATCACTGAATGTAAAACAGATAGTTAAGCTATCAGTTACAGCGGCAATGCACTAA
- a CDS encoding helix-turn-helix domain-containing protein: MAVQLPSLHLRRYSAETISHSHQGLWQFVFGYNGQLELNVEGQQRTVSFGNVVMIPPDAKHSFFASGENQQLVLELPSALFNPLHSDAFWQPLPDSVLALIKWLHDYPQPPANHADAARLLLAQLPQVGSSSALIVKLHRGLVGRLHEKVTVMDMANICAVSASTLHRKLFNATGMSPMAYLKTCRMEFAYNLLAYSDRTLADIAFLSGYASQSAFTFAFSQHYGCTPARLRKGK; the protein is encoded by the coding sequence ATGGCTGTTCAATTACCTTCATTACATTTACGCCGGTATTCTGCCGAAACTATTAGCCATAGCCACCAAGGGTTATGGCAGTTCGTTTTTGGCTATAACGGGCAACTTGAGTTAAACGTAGAAGGACAACAACGTACCGTTAGTTTTGGAAATGTTGTGATGATCCCACCGGATGCGAAACACAGCTTTTTCGCTAGTGGTGAAAATCAGCAATTGGTGCTGGAGTTGCCTTCGGCACTGTTTAATCCATTACATAGTGATGCTTTCTGGCAACCATTACCTGATTCTGTGCTTGCTCTTATTAAGTGGTTACATGATTACCCGCAACCACCGGCTAATCACGCTGATGCTGCCCGTTTGCTGCTCGCTCAGCTACCACAAGTAGGTTCATCTTCAGCGTTGATAGTTAAACTACATCGGGGGCTTGTTGGGCGTCTGCATGAGAAAGTGACGGTGATGGATATGGCTAATATTTGCGCAGTATCTGCCAGTACCTTGCATCGTAAACTTTTTAATGCAACAGGGATGAGTCCAATGGCTTATTTAAAAACGTGCCGGATGGAATTTGCCTATAATTTGTTGGCTTACAGTGATAGGACTTTGGCTGACATTGCTTTTCTGTCTGGTTATGCCTCCCAGTCAGCTTTTACTTTTGCATTTAGTCAACATTATGGTTGTACTCCAGCCAGGTTGCGTAAAGGCAAATGA
- a CDS encoding peptide MFS transporter, whose protein sequence is MQSSINNTKTRTFFGHPYPLSSLFFTEMWERFSYYGIRPLLILFMAATIYDGGMGIPREQAAAIVGIFAGSVYLTALPGGWLADNWLGQRQAVWYGSIIIALGHLSIALSAFFSHYLFFIGLLLIVLGTGLFKTCVTVMVGTLYKKDDPRRDGGFSLFYMGINIGSFIAPLTTGLLVRDYGWHWGFGIGGLGMLVALLIFRFYTIPLMRQYDKEGGLDSSWDHPTVKRENVGKWVFTTVIAIIAIIALLILGVIPFNPVAVASAMVYVISSCVTLYFAYLFLFAGLSSSDRSRLLVCFILLVSAAFFWSAYEQTPTSFNLFANDYTNRIVMGFEIPTVWFQSINALFIILLAPVFSWFWPRLAKNNINPSSISKFIIGILFAAGGFGVMILAAQNVLATGETVSPFWLISSSLFLTLGELCLSPIGLATMTILAPSRMRGQVMGLWFCASALGNLAAGLIGGHVRADQLDNLPDLFSRVSLALVICAAVLMVLIVPIRRLLNSADKSEAKAQ, encoded by the coding sequence ATGCAATCCTCCATTAACAATACGAAAACCAGAACTTTCTTTGGACATCCTTATCCATTAAGTTCTTTGTTCTTCACAGAAATGTGGGAACGTTTCTCTTACTACGGCATTCGTCCACTGCTGATCTTATTCATGGCTGCAACCATCTATGATGGTGGTATGGGTATTCCTCGTGAACAGGCCGCTGCCATTGTCGGTATCTTTGCAGGTAGTGTGTATCTGACCGCACTACCCGGTGGTTGGCTGGCGGATAACTGGTTAGGCCAACGTCAAGCAGTCTGGTATGGCTCAATCATTATTGCACTAGGGCACTTGTCTATCGCTCTTTCCGCTTTCTTCAGTCATTATTTGTTCTTTATTGGCTTATTACTGATCGTATTAGGTACAGGACTGTTTAAAACCTGTGTCACCGTGATGGTCGGAACTCTGTATAAAAAAGATGATCCACGTCGTGATGGTGGTTTTTCCCTATTTTATATGGGAATTAATATCGGTTCCTTCATTGCTCCTCTGACTACAGGCTTGCTGGTTCGTGACTATGGCTGGCACTGGGGTTTTGGTATCGGAGGGTTGGGGATGCTAGTTGCCCTATTGATATTCCGTTTCTACACGATCCCTTTGATGCGTCAGTATGATAAAGAAGGTGGTTTGGATTCAAGCTGGGACCACCCTACAGTGAAGCGTGAAAACGTCGGCAAATGGGTCTTTACCACTGTTATCGCTATCATTGCTATTATTGCTCTGCTAATCCTTGGTGTAATTCCATTCAATCCGGTAGCCGTAGCCAGCGCAATGGTCTATGTGATCTCATCCTGTGTAACACTTTACTTTGCCTATTTGTTCCTGTTTGCCGGCTTAAGCAGTAGTGACCGTTCGCGCCTGCTGGTCTGTTTTATCCTGCTGGTATCTGCTGCATTCTTCTGGTCTGCATACGAGCAAACACCAACGTCATTCAACCTGTTCGCCAATGATTATACTAACCGTATAGTGATGGGGTTTGAGATCCCGACAGTATGGTTCCAGTCAATTAATGCACTGTTTATTATCCTGCTGGCCCCCGTATTCAGTTGGTTCTGGCCCAGATTAGCAAAAAACAACATCAACCCGAGCAGCATTAGTAAATTCATTATTGGTATTCTGTTCGCTGCCGGTGGTTTTGGCGTGATGATTCTGGCTGCGCAAAATGTGCTGGCAACCGGTGAAACCGTTTCTCCTTTCTGGCTGATATCAAGTTCTCTGTTTCTGACACTCGGTGAGCTGTGCCTTAGCCCCATTGGGCTCGCAACGATGACAATACTGGCCCCATCTCGAATGCGCGGTCAGGTCATGGGCTTGTGGTTTTGTGCAAGTGCTTTGGGCAATCTAGCTGCTGGCTTAATTGGTGGACATGTGCGCGCTGACCAACTGGACAACCTACCTGATCTGTTCTCCCGTGTATCTTTGGCACTGGTTATTTGTGCAGCCGTATTAATGGTATTAATTGTCCCTATTCGCCGCCTGCTTAACAGTGCTGATAAATCAGAAGCGAAAGCTCAATAA
- the iolD gene encoding 3D-(3,5/4)-trihydroxycyclohexane-1,2-dione acylhydrolase (decyclizing) encodes MNKSTMTAAQALVKFLNQQYVEADGEQYPFIRGIFTIFGHGNVVGLGQALEQDPGHLTVYQGCNEQGMAHIATGFAKQKKRKQIFAVTSSVGPGSANMVTAAATATANRIPLLLLPGDLFACRQPDPVLQQVEQFHDHTISTNDCFRPVSRYWDRISRPEQLMSAMINAMRVLTDPADTGAVTICLPQDVQGEIWDFPDYFFQKRIHRIERRPASVAMINDAVALINRKKKPLLICGGGVRYSEAHNAFRQFAEHFNIPFAETQAGKSTVIADHPLNCGGLGTTGCLAANLIAKEADLIIGVGTRFTDFTTASKSLFQHPEVEFLTINVAEFDACKLDAIPVVSDAQAGLNAIAEQLIKLNYRSGYQDEIHQARETWRKELNRLFNIEYQADFTPEIPGHLDDKLEEYSQTLQTRLTQTSVLGLLDKYLEPEAIIVGASGSLPGDLQRLWQPKQPDTYHLEYGYSCMGYEIAAAIGAKLACPNQPVYAIVGDGAYMMLHSELQTAVQENIKITVLLFDNAGFGCINNLQMSQGMGSFGTENRYRNPESGNMDGKLIKVDFAKNAESYGCKSYRVHDEQQLLCALQEAQKQTVPVLIDIKVLPKTMTHDYESCWRVGTAQVAENPAIESAAKKIKEMVATKVRQY; translated from the coding sequence ATGAACAAATCAACAATGACAGCAGCTCAAGCATTGGTGAAATTCCTGAACCAGCAATATGTGGAAGCAGACGGAGAGCAATACCCATTCATCAGAGGAATCTTTACCATTTTTGGTCACGGTAATGTTGTTGGATTGGGGCAAGCACTGGAGCAAGATCCTGGTCACTTGACCGTTTACCAAGGATGCAATGAGCAAGGTATGGCCCATATCGCCACAGGTTTTGCTAAACAGAAAAAGCGCAAACAGATTTTTGCCGTAACCTCCTCTGTTGGCCCTGGCTCCGCCAATATGGTAACCGCTGCGGCAACTGCCACAGCTAATCGCATTCCTCTGCTGTTATTACCCGGTGATCTCTTCGCCTGCCGTCAACCTGATCCAGTCTTACAACAGGTTGAACAGTTCCACGACCATACTATCAGCACCAATGACTGTTTCCGCCCTGTTTCTCGTTATTGGGATCGTATCTCCAGACCAGAACAGCTAATGAGCGCTATGATTAATGCGATGCGAGTTCTGACCGATCCAGCCGATACTGGTGCCGTCACAATTTGCCTACCACAAGACGTTCAAGGCGAGATTTGGGATTTTCCTGACTATTTCTTCCAAAAACGAATTCACCGCATTGAACGCCGTCCTGCTTCTGTCGCCATGATTAACGATGCGGTGGCACTCATAAACCGCAAGAAAAAACCTTTACTTATCTGTGGTGGTGGAGTGCGCTATTCAGAAGCTCATAACGCTTTTCGTCAGTTCGCAGAACACTTCAATATTCCTTTTGCTGAAACACAAGCAGGTAAAAGCACCGTAATTGCCGACCATCCCCTTAATTGTGGTGGCTTAGGCACAACAGGCTGTCTTGCGGCCAACCTGATCGCCAAAGAGGCCGATTTGATTATTGGCGTTGGCACCCGGTTTACTGATTTCACCACTGCATCCAAATCGCTATTTCAGCACCCAGAAGTTGAATTTCTCACTATCAATGTAGCGGAATTCGACGCCTGCAAACTGGATGCAATACCCGTTGTATCAGACGCCCAAGCAGGGTTAAACGCTATTGCAGAACAACTTATTAAATTGAATTATCGCAGTGGTTATCAAGATGAGATTCATCAGGCACGGGAAACATGGAGAAAAGAGTTAAATCGTCTGTTCAACATTGAGTATCAGGCAGATTTCACACCAGAAATTCCCGGTCATCTCGATGATAAATTGGAAGAGTACAGCCAAACATTACAAACCCGCCTGACACAAACTAGCGTATTGGGATTATTAGACAAATATCTTGAGCCCGAAGCGATTATTGTTGGCGCATCAGGTTCCCTCCCTGGCGATTTACAGCGATTATGGCAACCCAAACAACCGGATACCTATCATCTTGAGTATGGCTATTCCTGTATGGGCTATGAAATAGCCGCTGCTATTGGCGCTAAACTAGCCTGCCCCAACCAACCGGTTTATGCCATAGTCGGTGATGGCGCTTATATGATGCTTCATTCAGAGCTGCAAACCGCAGTACAGGAAAATATCAAAATCACCGTGTTGCTATTTGATAACGCGGGATTTGGCTGCATCAATAATCTGCAAATGAGCCAAGGGATGGGCAGTTTCGGAACAGAAAATCGTTATCGTAACCCAGAAAGCGGCAACATGGATGGCAAACTGATTAAAGTCGACTTCGCCAAAAATGCAGAAAGCTACGGCTGCAAAAGTTACCGAGTCCACGATGAGCAACAACTGCTTTGTGCGTTACAGGAAGCCCAAAAACAGACGGTACCAGTACTCATAGATATCAAAGTGTTACCTAAAACAATGACGCATGATTATGAATCATGCTGGCGAGTAGGCACAGCACAAGTAGCAGAAAACCCAGCGATAGAATCTGCCGCAAAAAAAATAAAGGAGATGGTTGCAACCAAAGTGCGTCAGTACTAG
- a CDS encoding tRNA-binding protein produces the protein MEKIEWTDFEKVDMRVGTIISVELNPQASKPAYKLQIDLGELGVKSSSAQITVHYTPEQLIGRQVLCVCNFPPKRIAGVKSEVLLTGSVDENGAVVIAEFTLPVPNGHKLL, from the coding sequence ATGGAAAAGATCGAATGGACTGACTTTGAGAAAGTCGACATGCGGGTTGGCACAATTATTTCAGTAGAATTGAATCCTCAAGCCAGCAAACCTGCCTATAAATTACAAATTGATCTTGGCGAATTGGGCGTTAAAAGCTCAAGTGCCCAGATAACGGTGCATTATACACCTGAACAATTAATTGGCCGTCAGGTTCTTTGTGTGTGCAATTTTCCACCAAAGCGGATTGCTGGTGTCAAATCGGAAGTATTGCTGACCGGCAGTGTGGATGAAAATGGTGCGGTGGTGATCGCAGAATTTACTCTTCCTGTCCCAAATGGTCATAAGTTATTGTAA
- a CDS encoding DinI family protein, with amino-acid sequence MHVEVTIDKSKKLPKGAVPALAVELDNRLKRRWPDIKTNVKLASHDGLSVRGGTPDDRKAVEEILQETWESADDWFQP; translated from the coding sequence ATGCATGTAGAAGTTACGATCGATAAATCTAAAAAACTGCCAAAAGGTGCTGTCCCTGCGCTTGCTGTAGAACTAGATAACCGTCTTAAACGTCGCTGGCCTGATATTAAAACCAATGTGAAGTTGGCAAGTCATGATGGGCTGTCTGTTCGTGGTGGCACTCCTGATGACAGGAAAGCTGTTGAAGAGATTCTACAAGAGACATGGGAAAGCGCTGATGATTGGTTCCAGCCTTGA
- the iolG gene encoding inositol 2-dehydrogenase gives MFNIALFGAGRIGQVHAANISHHKETSLYSVVDPHQKSAELLVQQYQTKRQTIEQAMSDPQIDGVLIASATDTHADLIELAAKHHKKIFCEKPVHLDIERVRQCLATIKQYQVPLFVGFNRRYDPQFRRVKTLFDAGAIGKAESLLIISRDPSPPSAEYVKGSGGMFRDMTIHDFDMARFIIGEEPCSIYAQGSNLVDPAIGQAGDIDTAFIVMKFPSGAMATITNSRRSGYGYDQRIELHGEKGLLSAGNIKENSVELWENSGCLTAKPEHFFLQRYREAYIAEWDHFVDVMAGRATPECNGTDGEQALYLADKALESLHSGKEIRL, from the coding sequence ATGTTCAACATTGCATTATTTGGCGCTGGACGAATTGGGCAAGTACACGCAGCAAATATCTCTCATCATAAAGAAACTTCTCTTTATTCGGTTGTCGATCCCCATCAGAAAAGTGCTGAACTTTTAGTACAGCAATACCAAACAAAAAGACAAACTATTGAACAGGCAATGTCTGACCCTCAAATAGATGGTGTTCTTATTGCCTCAGCAACAGATACTCATGCAGACCTGATCGAACTCGCAGCAAAACATCATAAAAAAATCTTCTGTGAAAAACCGGTTCATCTTGATATTGAACGTGTTCGTCAGTGCCTTGCAACGATTAAACAGTATCAGGTTCCCTTATTTGTTGGCTTTAACCGCCGTTATGATCCGCAATTCCGCCGAGTAAAAACCCTGTTTGACGCCGGCGCGATAGGAAAAGCCGAATCTCTGCTGATTATTTCCCGTGATCCCTCTCCTCCTTCTGCTGAATATGTCAAAGGTTCTGGTGGTATGTTCCGGGATATGACAATACATGACTTCGATATGGCACGTTTCATTATTGGTGAGGAACCCTGCTCGATCTACGCCCAAGGCAGTAATCTGGTTGATCCAGCAATTGGGCAAGCGGGTGATATTGACACCGCCTTTATCGTTATGAAATTCCCATCAGGGGCAATGGCAACCATTACCAATAGCCGTCGCTCCGGGTACGGCTATGACCAACGGATTGAATTGCATGGTGAAAAAGGGCTGCTTAGCGCCGGCAACATCAAAGAAAACAGCGTTGAACTCTGGGAAAACAGCGGTTGTTTAACAGCCAAGCCAGAGCATTTCTTCCTGCAACGTTACCGGGAAGCCTACATTGCTGAATGGGACCATTTTGTCGATGTCATGGCGGGTCGTGCCACACCAGAATGTAATGGCACTGATGGCGAACAGGCACTTTATCTGGCTGATAAAGCTCTCGAATCCTTACATTCAGGTAAAGAAATCAGATTATAA
- a CDS encoding CoA-acylating methylmalonate-semialdehyde dehydrogenase — MEQVQNYVNGQLIPSYSTRFSPVFNPATGKQIRQVALSTAHEVEQAIEIAHQAYREWSKISPLKRARVMFQFKTLLEANIDKLARLISEEHGKIYSDAIGELTRGLEVVEFACGIPHLQKGEHSANTGTGVDSHSLMQPLGVCVGITPFNFPAMVPMWMFPIALATGNTFVLKPSEKDPSLALELASLLKQSGLPNGVFNVINGDKEAVDILLTDPHVQAVSFVGSTPVAEYIYTTASAHGKRCQALGGAKNHCILMPDADLDMASSAIAGAAFGAAGERCMALSVVLAIGDETADALIEKLRQQINKISVGPGIVATTENDMGPVISAQHQAKICDYIDSGEKQGASLLIDGRQLKVPGYENGYFIGPTLFDNVTPEMKIYQEEIFGPVLSIVRVPDYATALTLINCHQYGNGTAIFTRDGETARQFSEDVQAGMVGINIPIPVPMAFHSFGGWKRSIFGPLNVHGNDGVRFYTRMKTVTSRWPASIRLEHHSSNFVMPTME; from the coding sequence ATGGAACAGGTACAGAATTATGTTAATGGGCAACTTATTCCCAGTTATAGCACCCGTTTTTCGCCGGTTTTCAATCCAGCAACAGGAAAACAGATACGTCAGGTAGCACTAAGCACAGCCCATGAAGTTGAACAGGCAATTGAAATCGCTCATCAAGCTTACAGAGAATGGTCTAAAATATCACCACTGAAACGTGCTCGTGTCATGTTCCAGTTCAAAACATTACTGGAAGCTAATATAGACAAACTGGCACGATTGATTTCAGAAGAACACGGAAAAATCTATTCAGATGCTATCGGTGAATTAACTCGTGGTCTGGAAGTCGTTGAGTTTGCCTGTGGCATCCCTCATCTACAAAAAGGTGAACATTCCGCGAATACCGGGACAGGAGTGGACAGCCATTCATTAATGCAGCCTTTAGGCGTTTGTGTTGGCATTACCCCTTTCAACTTCCCGGCAATGGTTCCTATGTGGATGTTTCCTATCGCATTAGCGACAGGGAATACTTTCGTATTGAAACCTTCAGAAAAAGATCCCTCTCTCGCGCTTGAATTAGCATCACTACTTAAACAATCCGGTTTACCCAATGGCGTATTTAATGTTATCAACGGCGATAAAGAAGCCGTCGATATACTACTAACAGATCCACACGTGCAAGCTGTCAGCTTTGTGGGTTCAACGCCTGTCGCTGAATATATCTACACTACCGCCTCAGCTCACGGGAAACGCTGTCAGGCGTTGGGAGGCGCAAAAAATCACTGTATTCTGATGCCAGATGCCGATCTCGATATGGCTAGCAGTGCTATTGCAGGTGCAGCATTTGGTGCAGCAGGTGAACGTTGCATGGCACTGTCTGTTGTATTAGCGATTGGGGATGAAACGGCAGATGCATTAATTGAAAAATTACGTCAACAGATCAACAAAATATCTGTCGGTCCCGGTATTGTCGCAACTACAGAAAACGATATGGGTCCCGTTATCTCCGCCCAACACCAAGCTAAAATCTGTGATTACATCGATAGTGGCGAAAAACAGGGGGCCAGCTTGTTAATTGATGGCCGTCAACTCAAGGTTCCCGGTTATGAAAATGGCTATTTTATTGGCCCGACGCTGTTCGATAATGTCACGCCGGAGATGAAAATCTATCAAGAAGAGATCTTCGGTCCTGTTCTGTCAATTGTCCGTGTACCCGATTATGCCACCGCGCTAACATTAATTAACTGCCATCAATATGGTAATGGTACCGCGATATTCACCCGCGACGGAGAAACAGCTCGCCAGTTTAGCGAAGATGTACAAGCGGGTATGGTAGGCATCAATATTCCCATTCCGGTACCAATGGCCTTCCACAGCTTCGGGGGCTGGAAACGCTCAATTTTTGGCCCACTTAACGTTCACGGTAATGATGGCGTTCGCTTCTACACCCGCATGAAAACTGTTACCAGCCGCTGGCCAGCAAGTATCAGGCTAGAACATCATTCCAGCAATTTTGTGATGCCAACAATGGAATAA
- a CDS encoding Kdo(2)-lipid IV(A) acyltransferase, which yields MIQAPSFQRSLLHPRYWPTWFGISLLYLLVLLPYPIIYRIGTRLGRFSMHFLKKRAKVAERNLELCFPDMPQEERNALLIKNFESVGMGIFETGMAWFWPDWRIERWFKVTGQENIQKIQTTGQGIIVIGIHFLTLELGARILGLLNPGIGVYRPNDNPVMDWLQTWGRLRSNKYMLDRKDVKGMIRCLKNGEIVWYAPDHDYGPRKSVFAPLFAVEHAATTTGTSILVRLADPAMIPFTPRRLPDGKGYELIIQPTVAGFPKDDEVKAAAFMNRVVEQEILQAPDQYMWLHRRFKTRPKGMPSLYGQADKIH from the coding sequence ATGATACAAGCGCCTTCTTTTCAACGTTCACTACTGCATCCCCGTTATTGGCCTACTTGGTTTGGTATCAGTCTGCTTTACTTACTGGTGCTGCTCCCCTATCCCATTATTTACCGGATAGGCACTCGTCTGGGCCGATTTTCTATGCACTTTCTGAAAAAACGTGCCAAAGTTGCCGAAAGAAATCTTGAGCTATGTTTTCCTGATATGCCACAAGAGGAGCGCAACGCGCTATTAATAAAAAACTTTGAATCCGTCGGAATGGGAATATTTGAAACGGGCATGGCTTGGTTTTGGCCTGACTGGCGGATAGAACGCTGGTTTAAAGTGACTGGGCAAGAAAACATTCAGAAAATTCAAACTACTGGGCAAGGAATTATTGTTATTGGTATCCATTTCCTGACACTGGAACTCGGTGCCCGCATTCTCGGTTTGCTCAATCCTGGCATTGGCGTCTACCGACCAAATGATAATCCAGTTATGGATTGGCTACAAACATGGGGACGACTGCGCTCCAACAAATATATGCTGGATAGAAAAGATGTCAAAGGCATGATCCGCTGTCTGAAAAATGGCGAAATTGTCTGGTACGCCCCCGATCATGATTACGGCCCACGAAAAAGTGTATTTGCACCACTATTTGCTGTAGAACACGCTGCAACCACCACCGGCACGTCGATACTTGTGCGCCTCGCTGATCCGGCAATGATCCCCTTTACTCCCCGTCGTCTGCCTGATGGAAAGGGTTATGAACTGATTATTCAACCAACAGTGGCAGGATTTCCAAAAGATGATGAAGTGAAAGCGGCTGCTTTCATGAATAGAGTTGTCGAACAGGAAATTTTACAGGCACCTGATCAATATATGTGGTTGCATCGTCGCTTTAAAACCCGGCCTAAGGGGATGCCTTCTCTCTACGGGCAAGCTGATAAAATCCATTAA
- a CDS encoding MurR/RpiR family transcriptional regulator: protein MSVASNLNEFQEQVRSRYSGLSKRLQQVARYVLDNTNSVAFDTVAVIAREADVPPSTLIRFANAFDFSGFNEMKQLFRMHMVEETASYADRARLFRELDGEQEPPEDPQHILQEFARSNVQAMQQLAARTAPEDLRNAVDLLAQAKNIYIIGLRRSFSVAAYLSYALNHLECRPLLVDGLGGMFREQINLIGEEDVVVSISFTPYAEETLMVSERAAKAGAKQIVITDSQISPLASFSDVCFVVKEAQVEAFRSQSATLCLVQSLAVSLAYRQGNTI from the coding sequence ATGTCTGTCGCATCGAATCTAAATGAATTTCAAGAACAAGTCCGTTCACGTTATAGTGGGTTGAGTAAACGCCTGCAACAAGTAGCTCGATATGTGCTGGATAATACCAATAGTGTCGCTTTTGATACTGTTGCGGTGATTGCCAGAGAAGCTGATGTTCCTCCATCAACATTAATTCGTTTTGCTAATGCGTTTGATTTCAGTGGTTTTAATGAAATGAAACAGCTATTTCGTATGCATATGGTGGAAGAAACCGCCAGTTATGCAGACCGGGCCAGATTATTTAGAGAACTGGATGGCGAACAGGAACCGCCTGAAGACCCTCAGCATATTTTGCAGGAATTTGCTCGTTCAAATGTGCAGGCTATGCAACAGTTAGCTGCCAGAACAGCCCCTGAAGATTTAAGGAACGCGGTAGACTTATTGGCTCAAGCTAAGAATATTTACATTATTGGGCTGCGTCGTTCTTTTAGTGTGGCGGCTTATCTTTCTTATGCATTGAATCATCTGGAATGTCGTCCTTTACTCGTGGATGGTTTGGGGGGAATGTTCAGGGAACAGATTAATTTAATTGGGGAAGAAGATGTTGTTGTTTCAATCAGTTTTACCCCTTATGCAGAAGAGACGCTGATGGTCAGTGAACGGGCGGCAAAAGCCGGGGCAAAACAGATTGTGATTACAGATAGCCAGATTAGCCCGCTTGCCAGCTTTAGTGATGTTTGTTTTGTGGTTAAAGAAGCACAGGTGGAGGCATTCCGTTCTCAGTCTGCTACTTTGTGTTTAGTGCAATCTTTGGCTGTTTCTCTGGCTTATCGGCAAGGAAACACGATTTAA